From Sphingomonas nostoxanthinifaciens, a single genomic window includes:
- a CDS encoding alpha/beta fold hydrolase has protein sequence MTDYLDRPGLPRLAVDQRDGAGPTIVFLPGYGSDMTGSKATALDAWAEAEGLAMLRFDYRGCGASEGVFGAATLDDWRDDVLDAIDALTTGPLVLVGSSMGGWLMLLVALERRERVAGLVGLAAAPDFTDWGYDDDTRAALAEDGLFARHSAYSDAPQITTQAFWQSGQANLLLGGEIAIDGPVRLLHGLDDAEVPPSIAFRLGRALRSADVQTILVKGGDHRLSRPQDLGLLCATVRALVEAL, from the coding sequence ATGACCGATTATCTCGACCGCCCCGGCCTGCCGCGTCTCGCCGTCGATCAGCGCGACGGTGCCGGACCGACGATCGTCTTCCTGCCCGGCTACGGCTCCGACATGACCGGCAGCAAGGCGACGGCGCTGGATGCGTGGGCGGAGGCCGAGGGGCTCGCCATGCTGCGCTTCGATTATCGCGGCTGCGGCGCGAGCGAGGGCGTGTTCGGCGCCGCGACGCTCGACGACTGGCGCGACGACGTGCTCGACGCGATCGACGCGCTGACCACCGGGCCGCTGGTTCTGGTGGGATCGTCGATGGGCGGCTGGCTGATGCTGCTGGTCGCGCTGGAGCGGCGCGAGCGGGTGGCGGGGCTGGTCGGCCTCGCCGCCGCGCCCGATTTCACCGACTGGGGCTATGACGACGACACCCGCGCGGCGCTGGCGGAGGACGGGCTGTTCGCGCGCCACTCGGCTTATTCGGACGCGCCGCAGATCACCACCCAGGCCTTCTGGCAGAGCGGGCAGGCCAATCTGCTGCTGGGCGGGGAGATCGCGATCGATGGCCCGGTGCGGCTGCTGCACGGGCTGGACGATGCCGAGGTACCGCCGTCGATCGCCTTCCGGCTCGGCCGCGCGCTCCGTTCAGCCGATGTGCAGACCATCCTCGTCAAGGGCGGCGACCACCGTCTGTCGCGCCCACAGGATCTCGGCCTGCTGTGCGCGACGGTCCGCGCGCTCGTCGAGGCCCTATGA
- a CDS encoding sulfite exporter TauE/SafE family protein: MHLYLPIAGLSVNAAMIVLLGGMVGILSGMFGVGGGFLITPFLIFYGVPPAVAVASSATQITGASVSGVLAHSRRKGVDFRMGWVLVAGGATGSLAGGFIFRLLQKGGQIDLVVGLLYVALLGWIGLTMARESVRSVLAIRAGKPVSTTTRRHHRLIAVLPMRWRFYGAGLYISPLAPFLLGLVSGMLTVLMGVSGGFILVPAMIYIFGVSTRVVVGTSLFQGLFVTAATTLVHALTTHAVDLVLAALLLVGSVTGAQIGARLVQTVKPEYARMALAVIVLFVAFRMAIGLTWQPDAIYTVQPL; this comes from the coding sequence ATGCACCTTTACCTGCCGATCGCGGGGCTGTCGGTCAACGCGGCCATGATCGTATTGCTGGGCGGCATGGTCGGCATCCTGTCGGGCATGTTTGGCGTGGGCGGCGGCTTCCTCATCACGCCCTTCCTGATCTTCTACGGCGTGCCGCCAGCGGTGGCGGTCGCTTCGTCCGCCACGCAGATCACCGGGGCGAGCGTATCGGGCGTGCTGGCGCACAGCCGGCGCAAGGGGGTCGATTTCCGCATGGGCTGGGTGTTGGTGGCGGGCGGGGCGACCGGCAGCCTCGCCGGCGGCTTCATTTTCCGCCTGCTGCAGAAAGGCGGCCAGATCGATCTGGTGGTGGGGCTGCTCTATGTGGCGCTGCTCGGCTGGATCGGCCTGACAATGGCGCGCGAATCGGTGCGTTCGGTGCTGGCGATACGCGCCGGCAAGCCGGTGTCGACCACGACGCGCCGGCACCATCGCCTGATCGCGGTGCTGCCGATGCGCTGGCGCTTCTACGGCGCCGGCCTCTACATCTCGCCACTCGCACCGTTCCTGCTGGGGCTGGTGTCGGGCATGCTGACCGTGCTGATGGGCGTCTCTGGCGGCTTCATCCTCGTGCCGGCGATGATCTACATCTTCGGCGTGTCGACGCGCGTCGTGGTCGGCACATCGCTGTTCCAGGGCCTGTTCGTCACCGCCGCGACCACGCTGGTCCACGCGCTGACGACGCATGCGGTCGATCTCGTGCTGGCGGCGTTGCTGCTGGTGGGATCGGTGACCGGCGCGCAGATCGGCGCGCGGCTCGTCCAGACGGTGAAGCCCGAATATGCGCGCATGGCGCTCGCCGTGATCGTGCTGTTCGTCGCCTTCCGCATGGCGATCGGGCTGACGTGGCAGCCGGACGCGATCTACACGGTGCAGCCGCTGTGA
- a CDS encoding TIGR02186 family protein, which yields MRAAALALLAPLLVGASEPRLVPDVSQTQVDIAYSFTGAELLLFGAVLYPGGRAAAPGTEVAVVVKGPSEPLLVREKAKVAGVWVNHASERFRSVPSFYAVASSRPLDRLVSQRTAAIYELGIDNLLLSPANGAGAAEQARFEAGLVEMKRRAGLYAEHVGSVTIREGVLYRATVPIPARVPVGSYTAETFLIRDGRVVAAATRDIVIDKSGFERFVATSADRDPLAYGLVAVALSLLLGWAAAIGFARR from the coding sequence GTGAGGGCCGCCGCGCTGGCGCTGCTCGCGCCCTTGCTGGTGGGGGCGAGCGAGCCGCGGCTGGTGCCCGACGTGTCGCAGACGCAGGTCGACATCGCCTACAGCTTCACCGGCGCCGAACTGCTGCTGTTCGGCGCGGTGCTTTATCCCGGCGGCCGCGCCGCCGCGCCGGGCACCGAGGTCGCGGTGGTGGTGAAGGGCCCGTCCGAGCCGCTGCTGGTGCGCGAGAAAGCGAAGGTCGCGGGCGTGTGGGTCAACCATGCGAGCGAGCGCTTCCGATCGGTGCCGTCGTTCTACGCGGTCGCCAGCTCGCGCCCGCTGGACAGGCTGGTGAGCCAGCGCACCGCGGCAATCTACGAGCTCGGCATCGACAATCTCCTGCTCTCGCCCGCCAACGGCGCCGGCGCGGCCGAGCAGGCGCGGTTCGAGGCCGGGCTGGTCGAGATGAAGCGCCGCGCCGGCCTCTATGCCGAGCATGTCGGCAGCGTCACGATCCGCGAGGGCGTGCTGTACCGCGCGACCGTGCCGATTCCGGCGCGCGTGCCGGTCGGCAGCTATACCGCCGAGACATTCCTGATCCGCGACGGCCGGGTGGTGGCGGCGGCGACGCGCGACATCGTCATCGACAAATCGGGCTTCGAGCGGTTCGTCGCGACCAGCGCCGACCGCGACCCCCTCGCCTACGGGCTGGTGGCAGTGGCGCTGTCGCTCCTGCTCGGCTGGGCGGCGGCGATCGGCTTCGCGCGCCGCTGA
- a CDS encoding ATP-binding protein → MNAFTGFTIAADTQIGRLTDLSGAGAQAIFDAAVLARLDGPAGEIGSYVVARAAGRRLVAQVRALRLADDETILADLDFVGEGETENGKLVRFRRGVSRMPMPGCALAAASPDDLAAIFAADDRPRIAIGTVHPQHQLPATLGIDALLGRHFAILGSTGTGKSSTTALVLHRICDVAPEGHVLMIDPHGEYAASFKDRGAILDAGNLAIPYWLLNLDEHAEVFLTARGPERQADRDILAKCLLAARAKNRLAEGMTRLTVDAPIPYLLSDLGAVINAEMGKLDKAAGALASYSRLKARIEEVKADPRYAFMFSGMLVADSMADLLQRLLRLPGEGKPISIVDLSAVPSEITAVVVSLIARLIFDHALWSRELVQRPVLLVCEEAHRYIPAEGRTPARAVLERIAKEGRKYGVALGLVTQRPSDLAEGVLSQCGTIVAMRLNNERDQAFVRAAVPEGARGLIETIPALRNREAVVVGEGVALPIRVAFDTLEPERLPASRDPVFSAAWTERGDERHRLDQIIRRWRAQGRPY, encoded by the coding sequence ATGAACGCGTTCACCGGATTCACCATCGCCGCCGACACGCAGATCGGTCGGCTGACCGACCTGTCGGGCGCGGGCGCGCAGGCGATTTTCGACGCGGCGGTGCTCGCGCGGCTCGACGGGCCGGCCGGCGAGATCGGCAGCTACGTCGTCGCGCGCGCCGCCGGGCGCCGGCTGGTGGCGCAGGTGCGCGCGCTGCGGCTGGCCGACGACGAGACGATCCTCGCCGATCTCGATTTCGTCGGCGAGGGCGAGACGGAGAACGGCAAGCTCGTCCGTTTTCGCCGGGGCGTCAGCCGCATGCCGATGCCGGGCTGCGCGCTCGCCGCCGCATCGCCCGACGATCTCGCCGCTATCTTCGCCGCGGACGATCGCCCGCGCATTGCCATCGGCACGGTCCATCCGCAGCACCAACTGCCCGCGACGCTGGGCATCGACGCGCTGCTCGGCCGCCATTTCGCGATCCTCGGCTCGACCGGCACCGGCAAGTCGAGCACCACCGCGCTCGTCCTGCACCGCATCTGCGACGTGGCACCCGAGGGCCATGTGCTGATGATCGATCCGCACGGCGAATATGCCGCGTCGTTCAAGGATCGTGGCGCGATCCTCGACGCGGGCAACCTCGCAATCCCCTATTGGCTGCTCAACCTCGACGAACATGCCGAGGTGTTCCTTACCGCGCGCGGGCCGGAGCGGCAGGCCGATCGCGACATACTCGCCAAATGCCTGCTGGCGGCGCGCGCGAAGAACCGGCTGGCCGAGGGCATGACGCGGCTGACGGTCGACGCGCCGATCCCCTATCTGCTGTCGGATCTGGGCGCGGTCATCAACGCCGAGATGGGCAAGCTCGACAAGGCTGCGGGCGCCTTGGCCTCTTATTCGCGGCTGAAGGCGCGGATCGAGGAGGTGAAGGCCGATCCGCGCTACGCCTTCATGTTCTCCGGCATGCTGGTGGCGGACAGCATGGCCGATCTGCTGCAGCGGCTGCTGCGCCTGCCGGGCGAAGGCAAGCCGATCTCGATCGTCGATCTGTCCGCTGTCCCGTCGGAGATCACCGCGGTGGTCGTGTCGCTGATCGCGCGGTTGATCTTCGATCATGCCTTGTGGTCGCGCGAGCTGGTGCAACGGCCGGTGCTGCTCGTCTGCGAGGAGGCGCACCGCTACATTCCCGCCGAGGGCCGCACGCCGGCGCGCGCAGTGCTCGAGCGGATCGCCAAGGAAGGCCGTAAATATGGCGTGGCGCTGGGGCTCGTCACCCAGCGGCCGTCGGACCTTGCCGAGGGCGTACTGTCGCAATGCGGCACGATCGTCGCGATGCGGCTCAACAACGAGCGCGACCAGGCCTTCGTCCGCGCCGCCGTGCCCGAGGGCGCGCGCGGGCTGATCGAGACGATCCCAGCGCTGCGCAACCGCGAGGCGGTGGTGGTCGGCGAAGGCGTGGCTCTGCCGATCCGCGTCGCGTTCGACACGCTGGAGCCGGAGCGGCTGCCCGCTTCGCGCGATCCGGTGTTCAGCGCGGCGTGGACCGAGCGCGGCGACGAACGCCACCGCCTCGACCAGATCATCCGCCGCTGGCGCGCACAGGGGCGACCCTACTGA
- the eda gene encoding bifunctional 4-hydroxy-2-oxoglutarate aldolase/2-dehydro-3-deoxy-phosphogluconate aldolase, whose product MRIDEVMALAPVVPVLVIEDVAHARPIAEALVAGGLRALEVTLRTPAALQVIAEMAKVEGAVVGAGTVVNADQLARAVGAGARFIVSPGLTATVVEAAHKEEVAILPGTATAADIMRGLDLGLDRFKFFPAEAAGGIKALKALAAPFFQCTFCPTGGITEATAPDWLALPAVACVGGSWLVPGGTPDPDAIYQRALAASKLGKG is encoded by the coding sequence ATGAGAATCGACGAAGTGATGGCGCTCGCGCCGGTGGTGCCGGTGCTGGTGATCGAGGACGTCGCCCATGCGCGCCCGATCGCCGAGGCGCTGGTGGCAGGCGGCCTGCGCGCGCTGGAGGTGACGCTGCGCACGCCCGCGGCGTTGCAGGTGATCGCCGAGATGGCGAAGGTCGAGGGTGCGGTGGTCGGCGCCGGCACGGTGGTGAATGCCGACCAGCTCGCCCGCGCGGTGGGCGCAGGCGCCCGCTTCATCGTCTCGCCCGGCCTCACCGCGACGGTGGTCGAGGCGGCGCACAAGGAGGAGGTCGCGATCCTGCCCGGCACCGCGACCGCCGCCGACATCATGCGCGGGCTCGATCTGGGTCTCGACCGCTTCAAATTCTTCCCGGCCGAGGCCGCGGGCGGGATCAAGGCGCTGAAGGCGCTGGCGGCCCCGTTCTTCCAGTGCACCTTCTGCCCGACCGGCGGCATCACCGAGGCGACCGCGCCCGACTGGCTGGCGCTTCCGGCGGTGGCATGCGTCGGCGGCAGCTGGCTGGTGCCGGGCGGCACGCCCGACCCCGACGCCATCTACCAGCGCGCGCTGGCCGCGTCGAAGCTGGGCAAGGGCTGA
- a CDS encoding cupin domain-containing protein has translation MPTFNKDMHKLATANSFFQKEVYRDGNIQIVLMSLLPGEDIGEETHRADQTTYFVEGNGKAVLDGRGTKVTANHVVVIPQGTKHNIVNTGTAPLKLFSVYAPPAEEPGVKNRTKADAEAAEKGVIAGALETVTEVAKALGEKVKKAGKKKRKKEK, from the coding sequence ATGCCGACCTTCAACAAGGACATGCACAAGCTCGCGACGGCCAACAGCTTCTTCCAGAAGGAGGTCTATCGCGACGGCAACATCCAGATCGTGCTGATGAGCCTGCTGCCCGGCGAGGATATCGGCGAGGAAACCCACCGCGCCGACCAGACGACCTATTTCGTCGAGGGCAACGGCAAGGCGGTGCTCGACGGACGCGGCACCAAGGTGACCGCGAACCACGTCGTCGTGATCCCGCAGGGGACCAAGCACAATATCGTCAACACCGGCACCGCGCCGCTCAAATTGTTCTCGGTCTACGCCCCGCCAGCCGAGGAGCCGGGCGTCAAGAACCGCACCAAGGCCGATGCGGAGGCCGCCGAGAAAGGCGTCATCGCGGGCGCGCTGGAGACGGTGACCGAGGTCGCCAAGGCGCTCGGCGAGAAGGTGAAGAAAGCGGGCAAGAAGAAGCGCAAGAAGGAGAAGTGA
- a CDS encoding ATP-binding protein, whose product MHRTAPEGRRVLICAPYGRDAESVAEILARDRYEARVCPDLAAVARAIDADVGAIMLTEEALDDDIAPLRAALAQQPPWSDVPFVLLATPRAAVQRTAGTAYQRLLDLVTNAVVLERPLGIASLVSAIASAMRSRQRQFEMRDRMDALAASEAALREESRALDTLNRTGERVAGELDLDKLVQAVVDAGVELTGAAFGAFFYNQVDDSGDHYMLYSLSGAPRELFAHFPMPRITPVFAPTFTGASPVRSDDITQDPRYGGSNSFGGMPAGHLEVKSYLATPVVSRSGDVIGALLFGHPAPAMFDERAERLALGLSAQAAIAIDNARLIQAAQRLNQTLEEMVAARTEALEAEMASRAAAEAALRQSQKMEAVGQLTGGIAHDFNNMLTGVIGSLDIMKRRIAAGRTDALDRFMDAATVSAQRAAALTQRLLAFSRRQSLDPRPLDVNALAASLQDLLCRTIGENVALQIVPGDRLPPAVADANQLENAILNLVINARDAMPQGGRLTIETHAVDLDDVYAAARPGIEPGRYVVVAVSDTGVGMSPAVLEQVFEPFFTTKPIGQGTGLGLSMVYGFARQSGGQVRIHSKVGEGTSVKLYLPAGEVADEAPAPARTQVREGQGQTVLVVEDDESVRMLVREVLEELGYQPIEAGDANAAIPILAEARPIHLMVSDVGLPGMTGRELADIAREHRPDLPILFVTGYAENAAIRAGFLGANMDMITKPFALHALAAKIDAMID is encoded by the coding sequence GTGCATAGGACCGCGCCCGAGGGCCGCCGCGTCCTCATCTGCGCGCCTTATGGCCGCGACGCGGAAAGCGTTGCCGAAATTCTGGCGCGCGATCGTTACGAAGCACGCGTCTGCCCCGATCTGGCAGCGGTCGCCCGCGCGATCGACGCGGACGTCGGCGCGATCATGCTGACCGAGGAAGCGCTGGACGACGACATCGCGCCGCTGCGCGCGGCGCTGGCGCAGCAGCCGCCGTGGTCCGACGTGCCGTTCGTCCTGCTGGCGACGCCGCGCGCGGCGGTGCAGCGCACGGCCGGTACGGCGTATCAGCGGCTGCTCGATCTGGTGACCAACGCGGTGGTGCTGGAACGGCCGCTCGGCATCGCCTCGCTGGTTAGCGCGATCGCTTCGGCGATGCGCTCGCGCCAACGACAATTCGAGATGCGCGACCGCATGGACGCGCTCGCCGCATCGGAGGCGGCGCTCCGCGAGGAAAGCCGCGCGCTGGACACGCTCAACCGCACCGGCGAGCGGGTGGCGGGCGAACTCGATCTCGACAAGCTGGTGCAGGCGGTGGTCGATGCCGGCGTCGAGCTGACGGGCGCGGCGTTTGGCGCGTTCTTCTACAATCAGGTCGACGACAGCGGCGACCATTACATGCTTTATTCGCTGTCGGGCGCGCCGCGCGAGCTGTTCGCGCATTTCCCGATGCCGCGCATCACCCCGGTGTTCGCACCCACCTTCACCGGCGCGAGCCCGGTGCGATCCGACGATATCACGCAGGATCCGCGCTATGGCGGCAGCAACAGCTTCGGCGGGATGCCGGCCGGCCATCTCGAGGTGAAGAGCTATCTCGCGACGCCGGTCGTGTCGCGTTCGGGCGACGTGATCGGTGCCTTGCTGTTCGGCCACCCCGCGCCGGCGATGTTCGACGAACGCGCCGAACGGCTGGCGCTCGGCCTTTCCGCGCAGGCGGCGATCGCGATCGACAATGCGCGGCTGATCCAGGCGGCGCAGCGGCTCAACCAGACATTGGAGGAGATGGTCGCCGCGCGCACCGAGGCGCTGGAGGCCGAGATGGCCAGTCGCGCTGCTGCCGAGGCGGCCTTGCGCCAGAGCCAGAAGATGGAGGCGGTCGGCCAGCTCACCGGCGGGATCGCGCACGATTTCAACAATATGCTGACGGGCGTGATCGGCAGCCTCGACATCATGAAGCGCCGCATCGCCGCCGGCCGCACCGACGCGCTCGATCGCTTCATGGACGCGGCGACCGTCTCGGCGCAGCGCGCGGCGGCATTGACCCAGCGCCTGCTCGCTTTCTCGCGCCGCCAGTCGCTCGATCCGCGCCCGCTCGACGTCAACGCGCTCGCCGCCTCGCTGCAGGATCTGCTGTGCCGCACGATCGGCGAGAATGTCGCGCTGCAGATCGTGCCGGGCGACCGGCTGCCGCCAGCGGTCGCCGACGCCAACCAGCTCGAAAACGCGATCCTCAACCTCGTGATCAACGCCCGTGACGCGATGCCGCAAGGCGGCCGGCTGACGATCGAGACCCATGCGGTCGATCTGGACGACGTCTATGCCGCCGCACGGCCCGGGATCGAGCCCGGTCGCTATGTCGTGGTGGCGGTGTCGGACACCGGCGTCGGCATGTCGCCCGCGGTGCTGGAACAGGTGTTCGAGCCGTTCTTCACCACTAAGCCGATCGGTCAGGGCACCGGGCTCGGCCTGTCGATGGTCTATGGCTTCGCGCGCCAGTCGGGCGGCCAGGTGCGCATTCACAGCAAGGTGGGCGAGGGCACGTCGGTCAAGCTTTACCTGCCTGCGGGCGAGGTGGCGGACGAGGCGCCGGCACCCGCGCGCACGCAGGTGCGCGAAGGCCAGGGCCAGACGGTGCTGGTGGTCGAGGACGATGAATCGGTGCGCATGCTGGTGCGCGAGGTGCTGGAAGAGCTTGGCTACCAGCCGATCGAGGCGGGCGACGCGAATGCGGCGATCCCAATCCTCGCCGAGGCGCGACCGATCCACCTGATGGTCTCGGACGTGGGCCTGCCGGGCATGACCGGCCGCGAGCTGGCCGACATCGCGCGCGAGCATCGGCCCGATCTGCCGATCCTGTTCGTAACCGGCTATGCCGAGAATGCCGCGATCCGCGCGGGCTTCCTCGGCGCGAACATGGACATGATCACCAAGCCGTTCGCGCTGCATGCGCTCGCCGCCAAGATCGACGCGATGATCGACTGA
- a CDS encoding ATPase domain-containing protein has product MPDATIISTGNAGLDTVLKGGLPANRLYLLEGSPGSGKTTLALQFLLEGVRRGERVLYITLSETREELAVVAASHGWTLDGFDIFELGSAEEVFGSGREQSIIHPSELELGETIRLIQDEVERVHPTRVVFDSLSEMRLLAQDALRYRRQVLGLKQFFVGRHSTVLLVDDRTGTNGAPDSHLHSLCHGVVTLERLTLDFGAARRRLQVQKLRGVDFTAGYHDLVIRAGGLDIFPRLIAASHYRDHASEAVSSGVGELDDLLGGGPLRGTSTLLTGPAGAGKTTIALQYVDAACRRGEHCTIFEFDERVDTLMARAKAFGLALASHIEAGLLVIEQNDPAEISPGEFAARVRREVQDRGTRLIVIDSLNGYLAAMPQEQQLILQMHELLSFLSQQGVATFLVNAQSGLVGTMTSHLNISYIADMVVLLRFFEAEGRIRKAISVLKNRAGPHEDAIREFRVDAQGVRVGAPLTSFRGVLTGTPEYVGAEMPLMEDRGVRA; this is encoded by the coding sequence ATGCCTGACGCGACGATCATCTCCACGGGCAATGCGGGCCTCGATACCGTGCTCAAGGGTGGGCTGCCCGCCAATCGACTATACCTGCTCGAAGGCTCGCCCGGCTCGGGCAAGACCACGCTCGCGCTGCAATTCCTGCTGGAGGGCGTGCGGCGGGGCGAACGCGTGCTCTACATCACGCTTTCGGAGACGCGCGAGGAGCTGGCGGTGGTCGCCGCCTCGCACGGCTGGACCCTCGACGGCTTCGATATTTTCGAGCTCGGATCGGCTGAGGAGGTGTTCGGCAGTGGACGCGAGCAATCGATCATCCACCCCTCCGAGCTCGAGCTGGGCGAAACCATCCGCCTCATCCAGGACGAGGTCGAGCGGGTGCACCCCACGCGCGTCGTGTTCGACAGCCTTTCCGAAATGCGGCTGCTGGCGCAGGATGCGTTGCGCTATCGCCGCCAGGTGCTCGGGCTGAAGCAGTTCTTCGTGGGCCGGCACAGCACCGTCCTGCTCGTGGACGATCGGACCGGCACGAACGGCGCACCCGATTCGCATCTGCACAGCCTGTGCCACGGCGTCGTCACGCTGGAACGGCTCACGCTCGATTTCGGAGCGGCGCGGCGACGGCTGCAGGTTCAGAAGCTGCGTGGGGTCGATTTCACTGCCGGATACCACGATCTCGTAATCCGCGCCGGCGGGCTCGACATCTTCCCGCGCCTGATCGCGGCCAGCCATTATCGCGATCATGCCAGCGAAGCGGTGAGCAGCGGCGTGGGCGAACTCGACGATCTGCTCGGTGGTGGCCCGTTGCGGGGAACCAGCACGTTGCTCACGGGGCCGGCGGGCGCCGGCAAGACGACCATCGCGCTGCAATATGTCGACGCGGCCTGCCGGCGCGGCGAGCATTGCACGATCTTCGAGTTCGACGAGCGCGTCGACACGCTGATGGCGCGGGCGAAGGCCTTCGGGCTTGCGCTGGCGAGCCACATCGAAGCGGGCCTGCTCGTGATCGAGCAGAACGATCCGGCCGAAATCTCGCCGGGCGAGTTCGCCGCGCGGGTCCGCCGCGAGGTGCAGGATCGCGGCACGCGGCTGATCGTGATCGACAGCCTTAATGGCTATCTGGCGGCGATGCCGCAGGAACAGCAACTGATCCTGCAGATGCACGAATTGCTTTCGTTCCTCAGCCAGCAGGGCGTGGCGACCTTCCTTGTCAACGCGCAGAGCGGGCTGGTCGGCACGATGACGAGCCATCTGAACATCTCGTATATCGCCGACATGGTCGTGCTGCTGCGCTTCTTCGAGGCGGAGGGCCGCATCCGCAAAGCGATCTCCGTCCTGAAGAACCGCGCTGGCCCGCACGAAGATGCGATCCGCGAGTTTCGGGTCGATGCGCAGGGTGTGCGCGTCGGCGCGCCGCTCACCAGCTTTCGCGGCGTGCTGACCGGGACGCCCGAATATGTCGGCGCGGAGATGCCGCTGATGGAAGATCGGGGGGTGCGTGCATAG
- a CDS encoding EVE domain-containing protein: MHYWILRSEPDAYSWDDLMRDGGTEWNGVRNYTARNFLKEMVPGDQALFYHSNTEKAAVGIVEITRAWQPDGDDGKWASVAVRPLRPLAKPVTLATIKAEPSLARLEMLRQSRLSVTPVGDAEWAELLALGS, translated from the coding sequence ATGCACTACTGGATCCTGCGTTCCGAGCCCGATGCCTATAGCTGGGACGATCTGATGCGCGACGGCGGCACCGAGTGGAACGGCGTGCGGAACTACACCGCGCGCAATTTCCTGAAGGAGATGGTGCCCGGCGACCAGGCGCTATTCTATCACAGCAATACCGAGAAGGCGGCGGTCGGCATCGTGGAGATCACGCGCGCGTGGCAGCCCGACGGCGACGACGGCAAATGGGCGAGCGTCGCCGTCCGCCCGTTGCGGCCGCTGGCCAAGCCGGTCACGCTCGCCACGATCAAGGCCGAGCCATCGCTCGCCCGGCTGGAGATGCTGCGCCAGTCGCGCCTGTCGGTCACGCCGGTGGGTGACGCGGAGTGGGCGGAGCTGCTGGCGCTCGGCTCCTGA
- a CDS encoding PaaI family thioesterase: protein MTAVGLLPYADFLGISLEGERDGAPLLVMPFSEGLIGAPGRLHGGAIAGLLEIAAIAAIDATLEDGEPARSIFKPITVTVDFMRPGLLVATYACGEVVRVGGRIANVGVSAWQEDPARPIAAARMNLAIAQPRAD from the coding sequence GTGACGGCGGTCGGCCTGCTGCCGTATGCCGATTTCCTCGGCATCAGCCTTGAGGGCGAGCGCGACGGCGCGCCGCTGCTCGTCATGCCGTTTTCCGAAGGGCTGATCGGTGCGCCCGGCCGGCTGCACGGCGGCGCCATTGCCGGCCTGTTGGAGATCGCCGCGATCGCCGCGATCGATGCGACGCTGGAGGATGGCGAGCCCGCGCGATCGATCTTCAAGCCGATCACGGTGACGGTGGATTTCATGCGGCCCGGCCTGCTGGTCGCGACCTATGCCTGCGGCGAGGTGGTGCGCGTCGGCGGCCGCATCGCCAATGTCGGCGTGTCCGCATGGCAGGAGGATCCGGCGCGCCCGATTGCCGCCGCGCGCATGAATCTGGCGATCGCGCAGCCGCGCGCCGACTGA
- a CDS encoding PaaI family thioesterase, which translates to MSFTDAPPFDPARLLAGPRGGHVVALGIGYRSHGPDWCELELGYDRRLVSDATSGILASGPIVSLMDMATGMAVWARRGRFLPHVTLDLRLDYLRPARSGMAVIGRGECYRLTRRIAFVRGIAHDGDPEDPVAHAAGTYMLLDAPQ; encoded by the coding sequence ATGAGCTTCACCGATGCTCCTCCCTTCGATCCGGCGCGCCTGCTGGCGGGCCCGCGCGGCGGCCACGTCGTCGCGCTGGGAATCGGCTATCGCAGCCACGGCCCGGACTGGTGCGAGCTGGAACTCGGCTACGACCGCCGGCTGGTGTCCGATGCGACCAGCGGCATCCTCGCGTCCGGCCCGATCGTCTCGCTGATGGACATGGCGACGGGCATGGCGGTGTGGGCGCGGCGCGGGCGGTTCCTGCCGCACGTGACGCTCGACCTCCGGCTCGATTATCTGCGGCCGGCGCGCAGCGGCATGGCGGTGATCGGGCGCGGCGAATGTTATCGCCTGACGCGCCGGATCGCCTTCGTGCGCGGCATCGCCCACGACGGCGATCCGGAGGATCCGGTCGCGCACGCCGCCGGCACCTACATGCTGCTGGACGCGCCGCAGTGA
- the yajC gene encoding preprotein translocase subunit YajC: MFASLFGQPTGAASGAGSIVTLIVPWVLILGIFYLLLWRPQQKAQRDHRARIQAAKKGDTVVTGGGLIGKVVRVDEDEVELELGPNVRVRAVKSTLTDVRLPGGKPAND, encoded by the coding sequence ATGTTCGCCTCCCTTTTTGGCCAGCCCACCGGGGCCGCTTCCGGCGCGGGGTCGATCGTCACCCTGATCGTTCCCTGGGTCCTCATCCTCGGCATCTTCTACCTGCTGCTGTGGCGCCCGCAGCAGAAGGCGCAGCGCGACCATCGCGCGCGCATCCAAGCCGCCAAGAAGGGCGACACCGTCGTCACCGGCGGCGGCCTGATCGGCAAGGTCGTGCGCGTCGACGAGGATGAGGTCGAGCTGGAGCTGGGCCCCAACGTCCGCGTCCGCGCGGTCAAGAGCACGCTGACCGACGTGCGCCTGCCTGGCGGCAAGCCGGCCAACGACTGA